One window from the genome of Alosa alosa isolate M-15738 ecotype Scorff River chromosome 15, AALO_Geno_1.1, whole genome shotgun sequence encodes:
- the fndc3a gene encoding LOW QUALITY PROTEIN: fibronectin type-III domain-containing protein 3a (The sequence of the model RefSeq protein was modified relative to this genomic sequence to represent the inferred CDS: deleted 2 bases in 2 codons; substituted 2 bases at 2 genomic stop codons) — protein sequence MLKGQCYNSRSWECLVRGVNEGAMADHTPPLESGQLLSPELPLLQSPPPPAMVNGEGPQQVILVQVNPGEAFTIQREDGQIQCITGPAQVPMMSPNGSVPPIYVPPGYVSQIIEENGVRRVLVLPQPEFHHGGHSPLHHAPPPPPPPHAHMPAFLPHPPMMGPPPPHLYSGMAGGASDMRHEYISQYHPAHIYSEQDPHSPHGRPQFVHRDERANKTYERLQKKLKERQGGERGGGGGGGGGGGPNKDSPPSSPQKTRGTPLVSDVHNGLGGKGPEQELSPSGSPGSPSRSAASGRERIMEPGELDEEAQALQARLNNISKPVVVEIHARGVSLSWSAPPRPDADADAEAEAGGGGAGDRAAEGETEAEGEGEEAREEEEADQTPPDPPFTYEVSVSYSGKDGRYKSAFSGKDLSTTIEDLRPATDYHVRVQAMCKCLQGSPSEAVSFTTLSCEPDAPSPPKKTNGTKNSLSLQWKAPCDNGSKIQNYILQWDEGKGTGIFEQCYYGPQKQYRVTKLSPASRYAFRLAAKNDMGVSEFSEAVELMTSCGVPAPPVSPELVQAGVTWLCLQWQRPQGSPREDEIGYVLEMEEQGSGYGFQPSYDGDELSCTVRNLHRSTTYKFRVAAYNTEGKSNPSPVMEVITSPDRPGCPPRPSLRGKANPTSFRLTWDAPKDNGGSDITKYTVEMSEGLTGSTWEEVYSGSAMECVCDCLKPGCSYQARVSCESEGGQSTLSEPLQVQTPAVPPGPCQPPRVAGRPKARELQLRWSPPQVDGGSAVCGYSVEVCAAQSEEGREVYQGSELDCTVSSLLPGRTYSFRVRAANKAGYGPFSERSDATTGPGAPEQCRAPHVTCRSPSCAVVSWEAPPSNGAPVTEFRLEWGAAEGSMQVCYSGPALSHEMKGLLPATNYFCRVQALNVAGAGPFSEVVLCQTPCSVPAAVSVVHALRESEMVVEQPARQRRYQRGXRGDDDEDEDDEEESPTCLPPHLETWWGVCHSHSRSPXITSSYLIDLGERQPVLTGAVTRYILQNLQPDTTYRYTPKVERVGDQSCEISWEALSPMKGDPISYTLQSMLGNSEFKQVYKGSSSSYMLSGLQATSEYRFRACAHRLCQDAPELAGPYSPTVFLPPQRPPPEAGTAAGTRGAAESRRPKRSLTDEQLTLIFILLFGVSGILIAFVIQYFVIK from the exons GTAATCTTGGTGCAGGTAAACCCAGGTGAAGCCTTTACAATCCAGAGAGAGGATGGTCAGATCCAGTGTATCACAG gTCCTGCTCAGGTTCCCATGATGTCCCCAAATGGTTCAGTGCCTCCAATCTATGTGCCTCCTGGATACGTTTCACAG atcatCGAGGAGAATGGTGTTCGGCGGGTGCTTGTGCTTCCCCAGCCAGAATTCCACCACGGCGGGCACTCACCCCTGCACCACGCGCCGCCCCCGCCACCACCCCCTCACGCCCACATGCCCGCCTTCCTGCCACACCCGCCCATGATGGGCCCGCCACCACCCCACCTCTACTCAGGCATGGCAGGCGGCGCCAGCGACATGAGACACGAGTATATCTCACAGTACCACCCCGCACACATCTACTCCGAACAGG ACCCCCACTCTCCCCACGGCCGCCCACAGTTTGTGCACCGCGACGAAAGGGCTAACAAAACCTACGAGCGGCTGCAGAAGAAGCTCAAGGAGCGACAGGGAggcgagagaggaggaggaggaggaggcggcggaGGCGGAGGACCCAACAAGGACAGCCCTCCGTCCTCTCCGCAGAAGACCCGCGGGACTCCGCTGGTCTCGGACGTCCACAACGGCTTGGGCGGCAAGGGGCCGGAGCAGGAGCTGAGCCCCAGCGGCTCCCCCGGTTCACCCAGTCGCTCGGCCGCCAGCGGACGGGAGAGGATCATGGAGCCCGGAG AGTTGGATGAAGAGGCACAGGCACTGCAAGCGAGGCTAAACAACATTAGCAAGCCAGTG GTGGTGGAGATCCACGCGCGTGGCGTGTCTCTGAGTTGGAGTGCCCCTCCCAGGCCAGATGCCGATGCCGATGCCGAGGCCGAGGCCGGAGGC GGGGGCGCAGGGGACAGGGCggcagagggagagacggaGGCAGAGGGCGAGGGTGAGGAAGCacgggaggaagaggaggccgaTCAGACACCTCCAGACCCCCCCTTCACCTATGAGGTGTCCGTCTCCTACAGTGGCAAAGACGGCAGATACAAGAGTGCATTCAG tggTAAGGATCTGAGCACGACCATCGAAGACCTTAGACCAGCAACAGACTACCACGTCAG ggtccaGGCCATGTGTAAGTGTTTACAAGGCTCTCCCTCAGAAGCGGTGAGTTTCACCACTCTCAGCTGTGAGCCTGATGCCCCCAGCCCACCCAAGAAGACCAATGGCACCAAGAACTCCCTCAGCCTGCAGTGGAAG GCTCCTTGCGACAACGGCTCCAAGATCCAGAACTACATCCTGCAGTGGGACGAG gGAAAGGGCACAGGGATCTTTGAGCAGTGTTACTACGGCCCGCAGAAGCAGTACCGAGTCACCAAGCTCTCGCCAGCGTCCCGATACGCCTTCCGCCTGGCGGCCAAGAACGACATGGGGGTC agTGAGTTCAGCGAGGCGGTGGAGCTGATGACGTCGTGTGGGGTGCCAGCGCCCCCAGTCAGCCCTGAGCTTGTGCAGGCCGGGGTCACGTGGCTGTGCCTGCAGTGGCAGCGGCCCCAGGGCTCACCCCGCGAGGACGAAATCGGCTACGTGCTCGAGATGGAGGAGCAGGGATCG ggctaTGGTTTCCAGCCGAGTTACGACGGTGACGAGCTCTCTTGCACAGTCAGGAACCTCCACAGGAGCACCACCTACAAGTTCCGC gTGGCGGCCTACAACACTGAGGGCAAGAGCAACCCCAGCCCTGTGATGGAGGTCATCACCTCCCCAGACCGACCGGGCTGTCCGCCCCGGCCCTCGCTCAGGGGCAAGGCCAACCCCACCAGCTTCCGCCTGACATGGG aTGCCCCCAAAGATAACGGAGGTTCAGACATCACAAAGTACACAGTGGAGATGTCAGAAGGTCTGACAG GTTCGACATGGGAAGAGGTGTACAGTGGCTCTgcgatggagtgtgtgtgtgactgtctaaAGCCAGGCTGCTCCTATCAGGCCAGAGTGTCctgtgagagtgagggaggcCAGAGCACG ctgtCGGAGCCCCTGCAGGTACAGACTCCAGCCGTCCCCCCTGGTCCATGTCAGCCCCCCAGAGTGGCGGGTCGACCCAAAGCACGAGAGCTGCAGCTGCGCTGGA GCCCTCCCCAGGTGGATGGTGGCAGTGCGGTGTGTGGCTacagtgtggaggtgtgtgcaGCCCAGTCGGAGGAGGGCCGGGAGGTGTACCAGGGCTCTGAGCTGGACTGCACCGTTAGCAGCCTGCTGCCCGGGCGCACCTACAGCTTCAGGGTCCGAGCGGCCAACAAAGCAGGG TACGGTCCCTTCTCGGAGCGGTCAGACGCCACCACAGGCCCGGGGGCCCCAGAGCAGTGCCGAGCGCCCCACGTCACCTGCAGATCCCCGTCCTGTGCTGTGGTCAGCTGGGAG GCTCCCCCCAGCAACGGTGCTCCAGTAACAGAGTTCCGCCTGGAGTGGGGTGCAGCTGAGGGAAGTATGCAGGTGTGCTACTCAGGACCAGCTCTCAGCCATGAAATGAAGGGCCTCCTACCTGCCACCAACTACTTCTGCCGAGTGCAg gcaTTGAATGTGGCGGGAGCGGGCCCTTTCAGCGAGGTGGTGTTGTGCCAGACGCCCTGCTCTGTGCCGGCGGCAGTCAGCGTGGTCCACGCCCTGCGGGAGAGCGAGATGGTGGTGGAGCAGCCAGCCAGGCAGCGCCGGTATCAGCGAGGATGACGAGGA GACGACGATGAAGACGAGGATGACGAAGAGGAGTCCCCTACGTGCCTCCCTCCCCACCTGGAAACTTGGTGGGGAGTATGCCACAGTCACTCACGGAGCCCGTAGATCACCTCCTCCTACCTGATCGACCTTGGGGAGAGGCAGCCAGTCCTCACCGGGGCCGTCACCAGATACATCCTCCAGAACCTGCAGCCAGACACCACCTACAGGTAca CTCCTAAAGTGGAGCGTGTGGGCGACCAATCCTGTGAGATCAGCTGGGAGGCGCTGTCGCCCATGAAGGGAGACCCCATCAGCTACACCCTGCAGAGCATGCTGGGAAACTCTGAGTTCAAACAG GTGTATAAGGGCAGCTCGTCCTCGTACATGCTGTCGGGGCTTCAGGCCACCAGCGAGTACCGTTTCCGCGCCTGCGCCCACCGTCTGTGCCAGGACGCGCCCGAGCTGGCCGGCCCCTACAGTCCCACCGTCTTCCTGCCGCCCCAGCGGCCGCCCCCGGAGGCGGGCACGGCGGCGGGCACCCGGGGGGCAGCGGAGTCGCGGCGGCCCAAGCGTAGCCTGACGGACGAGCAGCTGACGCTTATCTTCATCCTGCTCTTCGGCGTCAGCGGCATCCTCATCGCCTTCGTCATCCAGTACTTTGTCATCAAGTGA